The Porphyrobacter sp. LM 6 sequence TGGCTGCGTATTCGTCCCAATTGGCAGGGTTCATCTGGCCCTGCGCCAGTTCCGCCGGAGCGCCGCTGCGCTGGAGCATCTCGGAGTAGAACTGCGGCTCGATCGATCCCAAGGAGATTTCCTTGCCGTCGGCGCAGGTGAAGCAGCGGTAGAAATGCGCCGCCCCGCCGAGCATCCCCTTGCCCCGCGCGGTCGACAGATGCGGCAGGTGGCGCACGCCGAAGAAGAAGCTCATCAGGCTGGTCGCCCCGTCAACGATCGCGGCGTCGACCACCTGCCCCTTGCCCGAACGTTCGCGTTCATAGAGCGCGGCGAGGATCCCGAAGGCGCAATACATCGACCCGCCGCCGAAATCGCCGACAAGGTTCTGCGGCGGCGTGGCGGTCTCGCCCGCCTTGCCGACCGCCGAAAGCGCGCCGGTAATGGCGATGTAGTTGATGTCATGCCCTGCGGCATGGGCGAGCGGGCCGTCCTGCCCCCAGCCGGTCATGCGGGCGTAGACGAGGCCGGGATTGGCCGCGAGCAGCGCGTCCGGCCCCAGCCCCAGCCGCTCCATCACGCCGGGGCGGAAGCCTTCGATCAGCACGTCGGCCTTGGCCGCAGCGGCGAGCACCTGGGCCTTGCCCTCCTCGCTCTTGAGATCGAGCGCCAGCCGGTGACGCGCGCGTTCGACCACCGGAT is a genomic window containing:
- a CDS encoding CaiB/BaiF CoA transferase family protein; translation: MNQVAGPLAGLKVIEFSGIGPGPHVAMLLADLGAEVVRIDRPGAGVSNPVVERARHRLALDLKSEEGKAQVLAAAAKADVLIEGFRPGVMERLGLGPDALLAANPGLVYARMTGWGQDGPLAHAAGHDINYIAITGALSAVGKAGETATPPQNLVGDFGGGSMYCAFGILAALYERERSGKGQVVDAAIVDGATSLMSFFFGVRHLPHLSTARGKGMLGGAAHFYRCFTCADGKEISLGSIEPQFYSEMLQRSGAPAELAQGQMNPANWDEYAAKLAALFLTKTQAEWCELLEGTDACFAPVLGIDEAREHPHMKARGAYVEHEGMWHTAPAPRFSRTPGAIRSSVDDGAEVVARWQAAS